The following are encoded together in the Penaeus chinensis breed Huanghai No. 1 chromosome 20, ASM1920278v2, whole genome shotgun sequence genome:
- the LOC125035848 gene encoding dynactin subunit 5-like has translation MELQDSFYPRAQYIETATGNRVSRASVLCGSQNIVLSGKVIVLSGVIIRGDLANVRVGRHCVISSKAVIRPPFKKFSKGVAFFPLHIGDHVYIGEGSVVNAAVIGSYVYIGKNCVIGRRCVLKDCCMIADNTVLPPETVVPPFAVYSGSPAKHTGDLPEATQDLMTDYTKSCYHHFIRVKDMPPQAKEGTTKLIEI, from the exons ATGGAATTGCAGGATTCCTTTTATCCCAGAGCTCAGTATATTGAGACT GCCACAGGAAACCGTGTCAGCCGTGCAAGTGTGTTATGTGGATCTCAGAACATTGTGTTAAGTGGTAAAGTTATTGTGCTTAGTGGTGTGATTATCAGAGGAGACCTTGCCAATGTCAGAGTAGGACGCCACTGTGTAATATCATCCAAAGCGGTTATCAGACCTCCATTTAAAAAATTCAGTAAGGG AGTGGCATTTTTCCCACTTCACATTGGGGACCATGTTTATATCGGTGAGGGTTCTGTTGTAAATGCTGCAGTCATTGGCTCATATGTCTACATTGGAAAGAACTGTGTTATT GGACGCCGTTGTGTGCTCAAAGATTGCTGCATGATTGCAGACAACACAGTCTTGCCACCTGAGACTGTTGTTCCACCATTTGCAGTCTACAGTGGTTCACCTGCCAAGCACACAGGAGACTTACCAGAGGCTACCCAAGATCTTATGACTGATTACACTAAATCATGTTATCACCATTTCATCAGAGTCAAAGATATGCCACCACAGGCAAAGGAAGGAACAACAAAGCTTATTGAAATTTAG
- the LOC125035846 gene encoding TNF receptor-associated factor 6-like produces the protein MESVEESITILSRQEGFDYEFVPPLDPKYECAICLLGLRSPIQTTCGHRFCKDCIFNCMSESSSRCPVDNTPLTEVDLFPDSCAEREILQLSVKCPNHGLGCRRTVDLMYIEHHTQACSFQPVMCPNECSATVLRKEVEQHLSSECVLRVKKCALCEQPFTFNQEQLHLLSCVRVTVPCEMCGAMMPRGEVAGHMTETCPKVVVACTFAEHGCHHKMTRADLKQHMLQATQLHLQLLSSAYKKINTFVSDLSRTVGLIQSPFGNFSRQPSLRSQISATSPIPENHTSPSLPERTLEKSLGATGGTVGCSEKSGVFSSPQSGDKGGADSGIELNKLHLQLNQVSIEGVSKSPSSKSLSTVSHQEIIIRDLCEKSVDLNQRMLEETIKLSNLAKRIEEVDALVEAQLMEMSGKYCNGDYVWRIKNFSQFCAELQNKPGRVCHSPSFYTSQFGYKFCLRTNITWKSEQYFLTLFIHGMQSENDDFLDWPFSGRITLSVLDCDTSLPKNHITETMVTKPGLQAFKRPDVARNPKGFGFTEFVPLAKILQPSIGTFLKNDTLCIRATVCPNTWNHESSQSMEKLGIFKEKLHIEKQSCV, from the exons ATGGAGAGTGTCGAAGAGTCCATCACAATTTTGTCTCGT CAGGAGGGATTTGATTATGAATTTGTCCCTCCACTTGACCCCAAGTATGAGTGTGCCATATGTCTATTGGGATTGCGCTCACCCATACAAACTACATGTGGTCACCGCTTTTGTAAAGACTGTATCTTCAACTGTATGAG TGAGAGCAGTAGCCGCTGTCCAGTTGATAATACTCCCCTCACAGAAGTTGATTTATTCCCTGACTCATGTGCTGAACGTGAGATATTGCAGCTTAGTGTTAAATGTCCAAATCATGGCTTGGGCTGTAGGCGAACAGTTGACTTGATGTATATAGAGCATCATACTCAAGCTTGTTCATTtcag CCAGTCATGTGCCCTAATGAATGCTCAGCAACAGTGTTACGGAAAGAAGTGGAACAGCATCTTAGTTCAGAATGTGTCCTGCGGGTAAAGAAATGTGCTCTCTGCGAGCAGCCTTTCACTTTCAATCAGGAGCAA CTGCATTTATTAAGTTGTGTGCGTGTGACAGTCCCATGTGAGATGTGTGGAGCTATGATGCCACGTGGGGAGGTTGCAGGACACATGACAGAGACATGCCCAAAGGTGGTAGTGGCATGCACTTTTGCTGAACATGGCTGCCATCACAAGATGACTCGAGCTGATTTAAAGCAACATATGTTGCAAGCGACGCAGCTACATCTGCAG CTTCTGTCTTCAGCATACAAGAAGATCAACACCTTTGTGTCAGATCTTAGTCGTACAGTAGGTCTCATTCAGTCTCCGTTTGGAAACTTCAGTCGACAGCCAAGTTTACGCAGCCAGATATCAGCAACATCACCCATTCCAGAGAATCACACAAGTCCATCACTTCCAGAAAGAACTCTAGAAAAGTCCTTAGGTGCAACTGGAGGGACAGTAGGCTGTAGTGAGAAATCAGgtgtcttttcctctcctcagTCTGGGGACAAAGGCGGTGCTGACTCAGGTATTGAACTGAACAAGCTTCACCTACAGCTGAACCAAGTGAGTATAGAAGGAGTAAGCAAGAGTCCATCTTCTAAGTCTTTGTCCACTGTGTCTCATCAGGAAATTATTATAAGGGATCTATGTGAGAAGAGCGTAGATTTGAATCAGAGGATGCTTGAAGAAACCATCAAATTAAGTAATTTAGCTAAAAGAATTGAAGAAGTTGATGCCCTTGTCGAAGCTCAGCTAATGGAAATGAGTGGAAAATATTGTAATGGTGATTATGTTTGGAGAATCAAAAATTTCTCCCAATTTTGTGCCGAATTACAGAATAAACCAGGAAGAGTATGTCACAGCCCATCATTCTACACATCACAATTTGGATACAAGTTTTGTCTTCGAACAAATATCACATGGAAATCTGAACAGTATTTTTTAACTCTATTTATTCATGGAATGCAAAGTGAGAATGATGACTTCCTTGACTGGCCCTTTAGTGGACGCATAACTCTTTCTGTACTAGACTGTGATACATCATTACCTAAAAACCATATCACAGAGACCATGGTGACTAAACCAGGTCTGCAGGCTTTCAAGCGTCCTGATGTTGCTCGTAATCCAAAAGGATTTGGATTTACAGAATTTGTACCCCTTGCAAAAATACTTCAACCCAGCATAGGAACTTTCCTCAAAAATGATACTCTCTGCATTAGAGCAACTGTTTGCCCTAACACTTGGAACCATGAGAGTAGTCAAAGCATGGAAAAACTTGGAATATTCAAAGAGAAGCTTCATATTGAGAAGCAAAGCTGTGTGTGA
- the LOC125036180 gene encoding uncharacterized protein LOC125036180, translating to MGGNRTLVNSCCCGCSLRTGALIIAALSLIYGLIGIAYSIYIIVAGVVEGWLDLALALLNVIFAIILIVGVRQCRRRLVMAWVWAAVLSVILGVVLGVLYVILTQSFVVAVLIGAISAIQAYFVVVVHSFAQTLDETQQGA from the exons ATGGGAGGCAACAGAACACTGGTGAACAGCTGCTGCTGTGGCTGCTCATTGCGCACCGGAGCGCTCATCATAGCTGCCCTCAGTCTG ATATATGGGTTGATTGGCATCGCTTACAGTATTTACATTATCGTTGCTG GTGTGGTTGAGGGCTGGCTGGACCTGGCCTTGGCTCTCCTCAACGTCATCTTCGCCATCATCCTCATTGTGGGTGTGCGCCAG TGTCGCCGACGTCTGGTGATGGCGTGGGTGTGGGCAGCTGTACTGAGTGTGATTTTGGGCGTTGTGTTGGGCGTCCTCTACGTCATCCTCACCCAGTCCTTCGTCGTCGCTGTCCTCATTGGTGCGATATCGGCCATACAAGCTTACTTCGTGGTGGTGGTGCACTCCTTCGCTCAAACC CTGGATGAGACGCAACAGGGAGCGTAA